The Saprospiraceae bacterium genome includes a window with the following:
- a CDS encoding iron-sulfur cluster assembly accessory protein, with the protein MLFVADSAKEKISELMHKQALSDEYFVRVSVTSGGCSGLSYNLDFDNENKPNDQIFDDNGIKVVTDLKSFLYLCNTTLEFSGGLEGKGFYFNNPNAARTCGCGESFAV; encoded by the coding sequence ATGTTATTTGTAGCAGATAGTGCAAAAGAAAAAATTTCTGAACTAATGCACAAACAGGCATTAAGTGATGAATATTTCGTACGGGTGAGTGTCACCAGTGGCGGGTGTTCAGGATTGTCTTATAATCTGGATTTCGACAACGAAAATAAGCCAAACGACCAGATTTTTGATGACAACGGTATAAAAGTAGTTACTGATTTAAAAAGTTTTCTGTATCTGTGTAATACCACCCTTGAGTTCTCAGGAGGTTTGGAGGGGAAGGGTTTTTATTTTAATAATCCCAATGCTGCAAGGACTTGTGGTTGTGGGGAGAGTTTTGCAGTATAG
- the iscU gene encoding Fe-S cluster assembly scaffold IscU → MAYSEKVLDHFKNPKNVGTLDKSKKNVGTGLVGAPECGDVMRLQIEVDEITNTIIDAKFKTFGCGSAIASSSLATEWLKGKSIDQAMAIDNMDIVEELALPPVKIHCSVLAEDAIKSAIADYKQKNSHAVELEASQH, encoded by the coding sequence ATGGCTTACTCAGAAAAAGTACTGGATCATTTCAAGAATCCTAAAAATGTAGGTACTCTTGACAAAAGCAAAAAAAATGTAGGTACCGGTCTTGTAGGAGCTCCGGAATGTGGTGATGTGATGAGACTTCAGATAGAAGTGGACGAAATTACCAATACAATCATAGACGCCAAGTTTAAGACTTTTGGTTGTGGATCAGCAATTGCTTCATCTTCTTTAGCCACTGAATGGCTCAAAGGAAAAAGCATTGACCAGGCAATGGCAATTGACAATATGGATATAGTGGAAGAATTGGCTTTACCACCAGTAAAAATTCACTGCTCTGTACTGGCTGAAGATGCTATCAAAAGTGCAATTGCTGACTATAAACAAAAAAATAGTCATGCAGTAGAACTTGAAGCTTCTCAGCATTGA
- a CDS encoding IscS subfamily cysteine desulfurase, producing the protein MIDKRLIYLDNNSTTPTDPRVVETMLPYFYQIPGNAASRNHPFGWQAEEAVDYAREQIADLINVDAKEIIFTSGATESDNLAIKGVFEMYASKGNHIITVKTEHKAVLDACKKVEKLGGDVTYLDVKRDGLIDLEELEKAITPKTILISVMWANNETGVIQPMKEIGDICKKHGVLFMSDATQVVGKIPVDPKEVGVHLMAFTSHKMYGPKGVGALFVNRKNPRVKVTAQMDGGGHERGMRSGTLNVPGIVGFGKAAAIAKAEMLQDAQRLSALRDKLEKAFSESLEEVYINGNLEHRMPHVTNISFKHVEGEGLMMTFNQNIAVSSGSACTSASLEPSYVLVALGLGDDLAHSSIRFSLGRFTTEDDVDYAIKAVTAGVNHMRDLSPIWEMYKEGVDLESVQWSEH; encoded by the coding sequence ATGATTGATAAACGATTAATATATTTAGACAACAATTCAACTACGCCTACCGATCCGAGAGTTGTAGAAACTATGTTACCTTATTTTTATCAGATTCCGGGAAATGCTGCGAGCAGGAATCATCCTTTTGGCTGGCAGGCAGAAGAAGCAGTGGATTATGCCAGAGAACAAATTGCTGATCTGATAAATGTAGATGCGAAAGAGATCATTTTTACATCCGGTGCCACAGAGTCCGATAACCTTGCAATCAAAGGCGTATTCGAAATGTATGCATCCAAAGGAAATCATATCATCACTGTCAAAACGGAACATAAAGCCGTATTGGATGCCTGTAAAAAAGTCGAAAAATTGGGTGGTGATGTTACATATCTGGATGTGAAAAGAGATGGATTAATTGATCTGGAAGAGCTTGAAAAGGCTATTACACCTAAGACAATACTCATCTCTGTCATGTGGGCAAATAATGAGACAGGTGTCATACAACCTATGAAAGAAATCGGAGATATTTGTAAAAAACATGGTGTACTTTTTATGAGTGATGCTACACAGGTTGTTGGCAAAATTCCCGTGGATCCCAAAGAAGTAGGTGTACATTTAATGGCGTTCACTTCTCATAAGATGTATGGTCCCAAAGGTGTCGGAGCACTTTTTGTCAACCGCAAAAATCCAAGAGTAAAAGTGACCGCTCAAATGGACGGTGGCGGACACGAAAGAGGTATGCGGTCAGGAACCTTAAATGTTCCCGGAATTGTAGGATTTGGGAAAGCAGCTGCTATCGCAAAAGCAGAAATGTTACAGGATGCGCAACGTTTGTCAGCATTGAGAGATAAATTGGAAAAAGCCTTTTCAGAAAGTCTGGAAGAAGTTTATATCAATGGTAATTTAGAACACAGAATGCCACATGTGACCAACATTTCATTCAAACATGTCGAAGGTGAAGGACTTATGATGACATTCAATCAAAATATTGCTGTCTCTTCAGGTTCTGCATGTACATCTGCTTCCCTTGAACCTTCATATGTTTTGGTAGCATTAGGTTTAGGGGATGATTTGGCGCATTCTTCCATCAGATTCAGTCTTGGAAGATTCACTACTGAGGACGATGTGGATTATGCGATCAAAGCTGTAACAGCCGGAGTTAACCACATGAGAGACCTAAGCCCGATATGGGAAATGTATAAAGAAGGAGTAGATCTTGAATCCGTTCAATGGTCAGAGCATTAA
- the lptB gene encoding LPS export ABC transporter ATP-binding protein — translation MVLRAENLLKTYGRRTVVKSVSVDVSQGEIVGLLGPNGAGKTTTFYMIVGFIRPDSGKVFLDDQDITHDAMYRRAQKGVGYLPQEPSVFRKLSVEDNIKAVLEMTELSKEEQKDKLESLIGEFGLEKVRKNVGDSLSGGERRRTEIARSLASSPKFILLDEPFAGIDPIAVEDIQSIVAKLKTKNIGILITDHNVQETLSITDRTYLMFEGNILMTGTAEELAEDEVVRRVYLGKNFELKRKIIHT, via the coding sequence ATGGTACTCCGGGCAGAAAATCTGCTGAAAACTTACGGAAGGCGGACGGTCGTCAAATCCGTCTCGGTTGATGTCAGCCAGGGTGAGATTGTCGGTTTGTTGGGTCCGAATGGTGCCGGAAAAACCACTACATTTTATATGATTGTTGGTTTTATCAGACCGGATAGCGGCAAGGTCTTTCTGGATGATCAGGATATTACACATGACGCTATGTACAGGAGAGCACAGAAAGGAGTGGGCTATCTGCCACAGGAACCAAGTGTGTTTCGTAAACTGAGCGTTGAAGACAATATTAAGGCAGTACTGGAAATGACAGAACTTTCAAAGGAAGAGCAAAAAGATAAACTGGAGAGTCTGATAGGTGAATTTGGATTGGAAAAAGTGCGTAAAAATGTCGGAGACTCACTGTCCGGCGGAGAAAGAAGAAGAACGGAGATAGCCCGATCTTTAGCTTCAAGCCCAAAATTTATACTACTGGATGAACCGTTTGCCGGGATTGACCCGATAGCAGTGGAAGATATTCAGTCTATCGTAGCCAAACTCAAAACCAAAAATATCGGAATTCTGATTACAGATCACAATGTTCAGGAGACTCTTTCAATAACTGATCGTACTTATCTGATGTTTGAAGGAAATATTCTGATGACAGGTACTGCGGAAGAACTTGCTGAAGATGAAGTAGTCAGAAGAGTGTATCTGGGTAAAAATTTTGAACTGAAAAGAAAAATTATCCATACCTGA
- a CDS encoding Ig-like domain-containing protein translates to MKQIRHYLYFSIYPFCTWVVLSLIVSSCASTGAPSGGPKDATPPKLDSIKSVRNFQTNYFPKQLDFYFDEFIEVRDAIKQVLVSPPTKYIPKVSHRGKKLTFRFDDREILRENATYTINFGESIVDYTEGNKLNNFSFVFSTGDVIDSLSLEGTVIDAITEKPEDGILVMLYDQKYDSVVVKEKPFYFVKTDKNGKFKFENIRNDTFRILALKDENLNYLYDLPAEKTAFSDIDYILTDSTDYQILLRASIAESTPKSLSVNKKDFGKVNILFSSLPENVNIQSLNPEVIIYKEIKLDSVNIYYNTEIDSFNLLAGKDTIQVKPRGKQAFLEKAKFKQTSSNLTFAMRTFDSLAIEFNHPIELLNADSIILFDSVGILDNKIVKLSENNKKLIIRSDDWREDKKYNLLFIPGSLTDIFGIKNDSIQLKFGLLNTSQLAGLDLTISGLDSTLHYVVKISTGGNLKFNFGLSDVKTHKQSFRSLIPEKYNVEIIEDKNRNGKWDPGDYWKKFQPENIKVSESEKLRANWDTEMIIRWGGSESNEPITPENGLNVKKE, encoded by the coding sequence ATGAAGCAAATCAGGCATTATTTATATTTTTCTATTTACCCGTTCTGTACATGGGTGGTCCTCAGCCTGATTGTCAGTTCATGTGCGAGCACCGGTGCTCCTTCAGGTGGGCCCAAGGATGCCACCCCACCCAAATTGGATTCTATTAAGTCTGTCCGAAATTTTCAGACTAATTATTTTCCTAAGCAATTGGATTTTTACTTTGATGAATTTATCGAAGTCCGCGATGCTATAAAACAGGTTTTGGTTTCACCACCGACAAAGTACATTCCCAAGGTTTCACACAGAGGTAAAAAACTAACTTTCAGATTTGACGATCGGGAGATACTCCGCGAAAATGCAACATACACTATCAATTTTGGCGAGTCAATCGTCGATTATACAGAAGGAAATAAGTTAAATAATTTTTCTTTTGTATTCTCGACCGGAGATGTAATTGATAGTCTAAGTCTGGAAGGAACAGTTATCGACGCTATCACTGAAAAACCGGAAGACGGCATTCTGGTGATGCTGTATGACCAAAAATATGACTCGGTCGTCGTCAAAGAAAAGCCCTTTTATTTTGTCAAAACAGATAAAAACGGAAAGTTCAAATTTGAAAATATCAGAAATGATACGTTTAGAATTTTAGCACTTAAAGATGAAAACCTGAATTATCTGTATGATTTACCTGCCGAAAAAACAGCATTTTCTGACATAGATTATATTTTGACCGATTCGACAGATTATCAAATTTTGTTGCGGGCTTCTATCGCTGAAAGTACTCCAAAATCACTGTCAGTTAATAAAAAGGATTTTGGAAAAGTCAACATTCTTTTCTCGTCCTTACCGGAGAATGTGAATATTCAATCTCTGAATCCTGAAGTAATAATCTACAAAGAAATAAAATTGGATTCAGTTAATATTTACTACAATACCGAAATCGATTCTTTTAATCTGTTAGCCGGAAAAGACACTATTCAGGTAAAACCACGCGGCAAACAAGCATTTTTGGAAAAAGCAAAATTTAAACAAACTTCATCCAATCTTACATTTGCGATGAGAACTTTTGACAGCCTGGCGATTGAATTTAATCATCCGATTGAATTACTTAATGCTGATTCCATCATTTTATTTGACAGCGTAGGAATTTTGGATAATAAAATTGTAAAGCTTTCAGAAAACAATAAAAAATTGATTATCCGATCTGATGACTGGAGAGAGGACAAAAAATATAACCTCCTGTTTATTCCGGGATCATTAACAGATATATTTGGCATTAAAAATGATTCGATTCAGTTAAAATTCGGGCTTTTAAATACAAGTCAACTGGCTGGTCTGGATCTCACCATATCCGGTCTGGACAGTACACTCCATTATGTAGTGAAAATCTCAACCGGCGGTAATTTGAAATTCAATTTTGGGTTGTCAGATGTTAAAACTCATAAACAAAGTTTCCGGTCTTTGATTCCTGAAAAATACAACGTTGAAATCATTGAAGATAAAAATAGGAATGGCAAATGGGATCCGGGCGATTACTGGAAAAAATTTCAACCAGAAAATATAAAAGTCTCTGAATCCGAAAAACTCAGAGCAAACTGGGACACAGAAATGATAATCCGGTGGGGCGGTTCGGAGAGTAATGAACCCATAACTCCTGAAAACGGTTTAAATGTAAAGAAAGAATGA
- a CDS encoding HAMP domain-containing histidine kinase — protein MSKKVIWGIIIIMTTSLIGVGMIQLFWVKWSVNLDEKNFNDKVIIALNRVKEHLKADAEESILAEKYGLSSNEKNISEITNDLLWKQKARSRDLNSLSLLFNPSEYLDAIDKNKLDYYLKKELSDQGIDLKYEYGVFSKELNSYIIVNGNYAVSVGDTTKSSNVAALNPLLKAEYRVSLFASEIKEPGHLNLYFPNKTRFLWSSVFPILLSSILFTGLILFCFSYTVYIIFRQKKVSEMKTDFINNMTHEFKTPIATISLASDSVLSPSIISDENKVKRFIGIIKQENLRMLSQVEKVLQMGQIEKNDLNLKTGELDIHHLISDAVVNAELKVQAKGGKIFVDLEAKIPQIIGDQTHIGSVINNLLDNAEKYSPEHPEITISTKDDQKGIYISVKDNGIGISKEAQKHIFEKFYRVPTGNVHNIKGFGLGLSYVRAMVDAHGGIVTVKSEPDKGSTFTVFLPRKPKTK, from the coding sequence ATGAGTAAGAAAGTAATCTGGGGTATTATTATCATCATGACAACATCCTTGATCGGTGTAGGTATGATACAGTTATTTTGGGTCAAGTGGTCTGTAAATCTGGACGAAAAAAATTTTAACGACAAAGTAATTATTGCGTTAAACAGGGTAAAGGAGCATTTAAAGGCGGATGCTGAAGAATCTATTCTGGCAGAGAAATATGGGTTAAGTTCCAATGAAAAAAATATTTCTGAAATTACAAATGACTTACTTTGGAAACAAAAAGCCAGAAGCCGGGATCTTAATTCACTTTCGTTATTATTTAATCCGTCAGAATATCTGGATGCAATTGATAAAAACAAACTGGATTATTATCTGAAAAAGGAATTGTCTGATCAGGGTATTGATCTGAAGTATGAATACGGTGTATTTTCTAAAGAACTAAACTCATATATCATTGTCAATGGAAATTATGCAGTGTCCGTCGGGGATACCACCAAATCCAGTAATGTCGCCGCCTTAAATCCTTTGCTGAAGGCAGAATACAGAGTTTCTTTGTTTGCCAGTGAAATAAAAGAACCCGGTCATCTAAATCTTTATTTCCCCAATAAAACCAGATTTTTATGGTCCAGTGTATTCCCGATTTTGTTAAGTTCAATATTATTTACAGGGTTGATATTGTTTTGTTTTTCATATACTGTTTATATTATATTCAGACAAAAAAAGGTTTCAGAAATGAAAACTGATTTTATAAACAACATGACCCATGAGTTTAAAACGCCGATAGCTACCATTTCTTTGGCATCAGACTCGGTACTCAGCCCTTCTATCATCAGTGATGAAAACAAAGTTAAAAGATTTATAGGAATTATAAAACAGGAAAATCTGCGAATGCTGAGTCAGGTAGAAAAAGTTCTGCAAATGGGTCAGATAGAAAAAAATGACCTGAATCTGAAAACCGGTGAGCTGGACATTCATCACCTTATCAGTGATGCAGTAGTCAATGCTGAACTTAAAGTACAAGCTAAAGGGGGAAAAATATTTGTAGATCTGGAAGCGAAAATACCTCAAATCATTGGAGACCAGACGCATATTGGCAGTGTGATTAATAATTTGCTGGATAATGCTGAAAAATATTCGCCTGAACATCCGGAGATTACGATCAGCACAAAGGATGATCAGAAAGGAATTTATATTTCAGTGAAAGATAATGGTATCGGCATTTCCAAAGAGGCACAAAAACACATCTTTGAGAAATTTTATCGTGTTCCCACCGGCAATGTACACAATATTAAGGGATTTGGACTGGGCCTGAGTTATGTAAGAGCAATGGTGGATGCACATGGGGGGATTGTGACCGTAAAAAGTGAGCCGGATAAAGGAAGTACTTTTACAGTTTTTTTGCCCAGAAAACCTAAAACAAAATAA
- a CDS encoding response regulator transcription factor has product MSNKILLVEDDQNFGDVLKSYLEMNDYDVTLATDGDAGFDAFKKGSYELCIFDVMMPKKDGFSLAKDVRGLNKDVPIIFLTAKTLKEDVLEGFKIGADDYITKPFNSEELLYRVKAVMRRSSGPEVNPENQREFIIGDYHFDYALRILTYKPDGTTDKLSPKEAQLLRLFCFRINDVLQRSEALTKIWDDDNYFTARSMDVFITKIRKYLSKDNNIEIINIHGNGFRMYVKDHTTEA; this is encoded by the coding sequence ATGTCAAATAAAATACTATTAGTTGAAGACGACCAGAATTTCGGAGACGTACTGAAGTCTTATCTCGAAATGAATGATTATGATGTAACTCTTGCTACAGATGGTGATGCAGGTTTTGACGCTTTTAAAAAAGGCAGCTATGAATTATGCATTTTTGATGTGATGATGCCTAAAAAAGATGGCTTTTCACTTGCCAAAGATGTAAGAGGATTAAACAAAGATGTTCCTATTATTTTCCTGACTGCCAAAACCCTGAAAGAAGATGTACTGGAAGGATTTAAAATAGGAGCGGACGACTATATCACCAAACCATTTAACTCTGAAGAACTTCTCTACAGAGTCAAAGCCGTTATGAGACGAAGCTCCGGCCCTGAAGTAAATCCTGAAAACCAAAGGGAATTTATCATTGGAGATTATCATTTTGACTATGCACTTCGAATACTGACTTATAAGCCGGACGGCACCACCGACAAACTATCACCAAAAGAAGCCCAATTACTGAGATTATTCTGTTTCAGAATAAATGACGTGTTGCAGCGATCCGAAGCATTGACAAAGATATGGGATGATGACAATTATTTCACCGCAAGAAGTATGGATGTGTTTATCACAAAAATCCGAAAGTACCTGAGCAAAGATAATAATATCGAAATCATCAACATTCATGGCAATGGATTCAGGATGTATGTCAAAGATCATACGACTGAGGCGTAG
- a CDS encoding TetR/AcrR family transcriptional regulator: MKGSKKNLKESNIIEAAEQVFSVVGFKNAKMEDIAAKANITKVTLYSYFQSKENLYMAVTYKALQSLIEKYYETIDRYKEKTGLESTLAILDSFMLFCEQNYLFSEALLEYFALVRSSSAGTDETRLTDAIKDSIYYMKLQDMHNLPFKLTVKEIERGKKDGSIRSDVDPMLSTLHGWTMVIGYVKVISASGTNATPLFKVSLKDLKKLNLKIAKELFSRHSTG; this comes from the coding sequence ATGAAAGGCAGTAAAAAAAATCTGAAAGAGTCAAATATTATCGAAGCAGCTGAGCAGGTTTTTTCGGTAGTGGGGTTCAAAAATGCGAAAATGGAAGATATTGCTGCTAAAGCAAATATTACCAAAGTTACTTTGTATTCTTATTTTCAGTCAAAAGAAAATCTTTATATGGCCGTAACCTATAAAGCATTACAATCATTGATCGAAAAATATTATGAAACCATAGATCGCTATAAAGAAAAGACCGGATTGGAAAGCACTCTCGCTATTCTGGATAGCTTTATGCTCTTTTGTGAACAGAATTATCTTTTCTCTGAAGCTTTGCTGGAATACTTTGCGTTGGTTCGTTCCAGTTCAGCAGGAACGGACGAAACCAGATTGACAGATGCTATAAAAGATAGTATATATTACATGAAACTTCAGGATATGCATAATCTGCCATTCAAACTGACCGTAAAGGAGATCGAAAGGGGAAAAAAGGACGGCAGTATCAGGTCTGATGTTGACCCGATGCTCAGCACGCTGCACGGCTGGACGATGGTGATAGGATATGTTAAAGTAATTTCAGCTTCAGGAACTAACGCAACACCTTTATTTAAAGTAAGCCTGAAAGACCTGAAGAAACTCAATCTCAAGATAGCAAAAGAACTTTTCAGCAGACATAGCACAGGTTAA
- a CDS encoding NAD kinase: MKILIYGLKIRDEQEVPFITQLIRSAESEKLTIVYFAPYAAELTEAGIITNYVVTVENYEDFLNHQIDIVITLGGDGTILAATTLIRSSGVPILGINLGRLGFLASVEKKYIPKIIKQLLSRKFETESRTLLSLSCKKPMFEEFPYALNDFTLNKRDTSSMITIYVYIDGELLNSYWADGIIISTPTGSTGYSLSCGGPIIFPRSGTFIITPVAPHNLNVRPIVLSDLHKIKLKVHGRTDNFMCTMDSRYETVTSDHEIEISKAGFEIRLVRLPGQSFMKTISEKLMWGLDKRN, from the coding sequence ATGAAAATACTTATTTATGGTCTGAAAATCAGGGATGAACAGGAAGTACCCTTTATTACACAACTGATCAGATCGGCAGAATCAGAAAAGCTGACTATTGTATATTTTGCTCCTTATGCTGCTGAGTTGACTGAAGCAGGCATTATTACTAATTATGTCGTAACGGTAGAGAATTATGAAGACTTTCTGAATCATCAAATAGATATCGTCATAACACTGGGGGGCGATGGTACTATTCTGGCGGCAACTACCTTGATCCGGTCATCCGGAGTACCTATTTTGGGAATTAATCTTGGCAGGTTAGGATTTCTGGCGAGCGTGGAAAAAAAATACATCCCCAAAATTATTAAACAACTATTGTCCCGAAAATTTGAGACAGAATCCAGAACACTACTCTCTTTATCCTGCAAAAAACCTATGTTTGAAGAGTTTCCATATGCATTAAATGACTTTACGCTCAACAAACGCGATACTTCTTCGATGATTACGATTTATGTATATATTGATGGCGAATTGCTCAATTCCTATTGGGCAGACGGTATCATCATCAGTACTCCTACAGGTTCTACCGGATATTCACTTAGTTGTGGCGGACCAATTATTTTTCCCAGATCCGGTACATTTATTATTACACCCGTAGCCCCTCACAATCTGAATGTTCGTCCTATCGTCCTTTCAGATCTTCATAAAATCAAACTGAAAGTTCATGGCAGAACAGATAATTTTATGTGTACCATGGATTCCCGATATGAAACGGTTACTTCCGACCATGAAATTGAAATCAGTAAAGCTGGGTTTGAAATAAGACTGGTTAGATTACCCGGGCAGAGTTTTATGAAGACCATCAGCGAAAAACTAATGTGGGGATTAGATAAAAGAAATTGA
- a CDS encoding cyclase family protein gives MKISLEYNNQSYSADLSNGVDISLPLISGTLGPNCFYAPEFHAEPVRMGDFVGSVKEGGPVNFLNIRLNPHGNGTHTECVGHISSETFTINQCLKEFHFIGKLISVWPEKMESGDRIITKNLITDHIHPGECEALIIRTLPNHEDKKNRLYSGTNPPYFHHEAIAYLNEAGIKHLITDLPSVDREDDGGRLEAHKTFWTYPTDPQTDKTITELAYIDNNIEDEIYLINIQIASLEMDASPSKIILYVLSDPD, from the coding sequence ATGAAAATATCATTGGAATATAACAACCAATCATACAGCGCTGACCTGAGTAATGGAGTAGATATTTCTTTACCTCTGATATCCGGCACTTTGGGGCCAAATTGTTTCTATGCTCCAGAATTTCATGCTGAGCCGGTTAGAATGGGAGATTTTGTCGGTTCTGTAAAAGAAGGCGGCCCTGTTAATTTTTTAAATATCCGGCTGAATCCTCATGGAAACGGTACACATACTGAATGTGTCGGTCACATTTCATCAGAAACATTTACGATCAATCAATGTCTCAAAGAGTTTCATTTTATTGGAAAATTAATTTCAGTTTGGCCCGAAAAGATGGAATCGGGCGATCGTATTATTACCAAAAACCTGATAACAGATCATATCCATCCCGGAGAATGTGAAGCCTTGATTATCAGAACATTGCCCAATCATGAAGATAAAAAAAACCGGCTCTATTCCGGTACCAACCCACCTTACTTTCACCATGAAGCAATCGCTTATTTAAACGAAGCAGGTATCAAACATCTCATCACTGATCTTCCTTCCGTTGACAGAGAAGACGATGGTGGAAGGCTGGAAGCTCACAAGACATTCTGGACTTACCCAACTGATCCGCAAACAGATAAAACTATCACAGAACTGGCATATATAGATAACAATATAGAAGATGAAATCTATTTGATAAATATTCAGATAGCAAGTCTGGAAATGGATGCGAGTCCTTCAAAGATCATACTTTATGTTTTGTCCGATCCGGATTAA
- a CDS encoding pirin family protein, giving the protein MPNSSRRDFFKKLSLGLVGSTAIGSSNVRQSEILNPVKKVKPMGFNWDTIDPFLFCVHHEDFFPKGNQNMGPQATLDGRSLGDDFIIKDGWRMYHGTEVPGFPGHPHRGFETITIVRKGMVDHADSLGAAGRYGQGDVQWMTAGKGVQHSEMFPLLETEKDNPLELFQIWLNLPAKNKMVAPHFKMLWGSKIPKYEFTDSKGVKGVVEVIAGKLYGHTAPAPPPGSWAADPSNEVAIYNIHIDANGSFTLPKAGKGINRMLYFYEGSSMTIEGTTIKKYHAAEVHSDFDLNIQTGSEKTKILVLQGKPINEPVMQYGPFVMNTKEEIQKAFNDFHATKFGGWPWGKYDQVHDRKLSRFARHADGTFEEGV; this is encoded by the coding sequence ATGCCAAATTCATCCAGAAGAGATTTTTTCAAAAAGCTAAGTTTAGGATTAGTAGGCAGTACGGCAATCGGTTCATCCAATGTCAGACAGTCAGAAATACTGAATCCAGTGAAAAAAGTTAAGCCCATGGGTTTTAATTGGGATACTATTGACCCGTTTTTATTTTGTGTACATCATGAAGACTTTTTTCCGAAAGGAAATCAAAATATGGGTCCACAGGCTACATTAGATGGCAGGAGTTTGGGGGATGACTTTATTATAAAAGATGGTTGGCGTATGTATCACGGGACAGAAGTACCCGGCTTTCCCGGTCACCCGCACAGAGGTTTTGAAACAATTACGATTGTCAGAAAAGGTATGGTCGATCATGCTGATTCATTGGGTGCTGCAGGAAGATATGGTCAGGGAGATGTACAATGGATGACAGCGGGCAAAGGCGTTCAACATTCTGAAATGTTCCCATTGTTAGAAACAGAAAAAGATAATCCATTGGAATTATTTCAGATCTGGCTCAATCTGCCGGCCAAAAACAAAATGGTAGCACCACATTTTAAAATGCTATGGGGTAGTAAAATTCCGAAATATGAATTTACCGATTCGAAAGGTGTTAAGGGAGTTGTGGAAGTAATCGCCGGAAAATTATATGGACACACGGCACCGGCACCACCACCCGGATCCTGGGCAGCAGATCCATCCAACGAAGTAGCTATTTATAATATCCACATTGATGCAAACGGCTCATTCACATTACCAAAGGCGGGTAAAGGTATCAACAGAATGTTATACTTTTATGAAGGTTCGTCTATGACAATCGAGGGCACAACGATAAAAAAATATCATGCGGCAGAAGTTCATTCAGACTTTGACCTGAACATTCAGACAGGAAGTGAAAAAACCAAAATTCTGGTACTTCAGGGCAAACCTATCAACGAACCCGTAATGCAGTACGGCCCATTTGTGATGAACACAAAGGAAGAAATTCAAAAAGCTTTCAATGATTTTCATGCGACAA